The following proteins are encoded in a genomic region of Sesamum indicum cultivar Zhongzhi No. 13 linkage group LG8, S_indicum_v1.0, whole genome shotgun sequence:
- the LOC105168661 gene encoding uncharacterized protein LOC105168661 → MIQLTQEALLTLIRDASTRAAAQAVAQFVAQQPVNPPPPSPCRSRELSSAPEEEEQRREEVNSRISRPEVAQTQDRNLHNRESSAPPPTRRAEDSYSLLAVAPPRRSPFASNIRAEALPAGLKVSNLSKYDGTGDPQEHLDKFYAKIDWYDLSDAAYCKVFRTTLSKRALAWFNQLPAGTISSLEQLVQCFLHHFSMNKKVPKTAAYLFTIRQREDETLRDFMQRFVDAVHEVPHVNQELLASIVQQNLQPGRFKESIAGKPPSTMEDLLVRSQKYIRIEESNALDPSLSGKRKGREEEKVPKKKEERKHVPPAGFAHYTPLNAPKGEILMVAEQQGIISQWPAKMKDNPKRFKSDKYCHFHRDRGHMMEECHHLKNEIEKLIQQGYLKEYVNHYAQGRQFDRGPNVRTPRDDNYPTAGVIP, encoded by the coding sequence ATGATCCAGCTGACACAGGAGGCCTTGCTAACCTTGATACGAGACGCGTCTACACGAGCTGCGGCTCAAGCCGTGGCCCAATTTGTGGCGCAACAACCAGTGAACCCGCCCCCTCCTTCCCCTTGCAGAAGTCGAGAACTATCCTCGGCTCccgaggaggaggagcagAGGCGAGAGGAAGTAAACAGTCGGATCTCCAGACCCGAAGTTGCACAAACTCAAGATCGGAATCTCCATAATCGAGAATCTTCCGCCCCCCCACCAACTCGAAGAGCCGAGGATTCCTACTCGCTGTTGGCTGTGGCACCTCCAAGACGGAGCCCATTTGCCTCCAACATTCGGGCAGAGGCGCTCCCAGCTGGTCTCAAGGTGTCGAATCTATCGAAGTATGATGGAACGGGAGACCCACAAGAACACTTAGACAAATTTTATGCCAAGATTGATTGGTATGATCTGAGTGATGCCGCCTATTGTAAGGTTTTCCGCACTACACTCTCAAAACGAGCGTTGGCTTGGTTTAACCAACTGCCCGCTGGAACTATTTCCAGCCTCGAGCAGTTGGTTCAATGCTTTTTGCACCACTTCTCCATGAACAAAAAAGTCCCGAAAACAGCGGCATATCTATTTACTATTCGTCAGAGGGAAGACGAGACTCTGAGAGACTTCATGCAAAGGTTCGTAGATGCAGTGCATGAGGTTCCTCATGTTAATCAAGAGTTGTTAGCCAGTATTGTCCAACAGAATCTACAACCGGGAAGATTCAAAGAGTCTATAGCCGGCAAGCCCCCTAGCACCATGGAAGACTTACTCGTGCGCTCCCAGAAATACATCCGGATTGAGGAGTCTAATGCTTTGGATCCTTCCCTTAGCGGCAAAAGGAAGGGTCGGGAAGAGGAAAAAGTgccgaaaaagaaagaggaacgCAAGCATGTACCTCCGGCGGGGTTTGCTCACTATACCCCTTTGAATGCTCCCAAGGGGGAGATATTAATGGTGGCGGAACAACAAGGGATAATCAGTCAATGGCCGgcaaagatgaaagataaccCCAAGAGATTTAAATCCGACAAATATTGTCATTTTCACCGAGACAGGGGACACATGATGGAGGAATGCCATCACCTGAagaatgagatagaaaaattgatccaGCAGGGATACTTAAAGGAATATGTCAACCACTATGCACAAGGACGCCAATTTGACCGTGGGCCGAATGTGCGAACTCCTCGTGACGATAACTATCCCACCGCAGGAGTCATCCCGTGA